The nucleotide sequence GCACCGACATCACCGCACTCGTCTCCTCGGTGGTGGGCGGTGCGGAGCGACTCGCCAGGCTGCCGTCGGCGGTTGACGTCCGGTTCCGTAAGAGCACCGCTGCGACGAAGCCCAGGACGACCGCGATCACGACCGTCAACCCGACGAGGACGGCCCGTTGCCCGGTGCTCGACCGCGCCCGCGGACCGAACGGTGCGGACACCGAGTCCTGGGACACTGGGGGGACGAGCTCGGGAGGATCGGAAACGCCAACGGGCGGGGCCGTTTCCGGCTCCCGCCCGCTGGCGTGTGAGAACTGCCGCGCGCTGGCGTTCGACATCAGGTCAGCCGATACGGACCGCGCCGGAGTAATCGCTCATGTAGGCCAACGAACTGATCTTCACGACGTCGCCCGTGGTCGGGGCGTGGACCATCATGCCGTTACCGATGTACATGCCGACGTGGTAGGCGGGCGAACCGAAGAAGACGAGGTCTCCGGGCTGGAGGTTGTTCTGGGCGACCGGAGTCCCCATGCCCTGTTGCTCGGCGGACTGGTGCGGCAGGCTGACGCCGGCCTGGCCCCATGCCCACATGGTCAGCCCCGAGCAGTCGTAGCTGTCAGGTCCGCCGGCACCCCAAACGTAGGGCTTGCCGCGCTGGGACAGCGCCGCCCGAACCGCGGTGAGGGCCGCGCTGGAGGCGCTGCCGGAAACGGCCACAGCGGCAGGCGCCCTGGCCACACCCGTCGCGGTCACGCTGGTCACGCTGGTCACGGCGGCGAGCTGAGTCCGACTCGGGGCTGCCCTGGCGGCCAGCTTGGCGCGCTCGGCGGCCGTGAGCGTGGCCAGCAACTGCTTCTGCTTGGCGATCTCGGATTCGAGCGTCGTGCGCCGGGCGAGCAGGGTCTGACTCTGCTTCTGCGCAGCCTGTACGGCGGCGTCAGCAGCGGCCTGTGCGGACTTCGCGGCCTCGGTGGCCTTCACCGCAGCGGTGGCGACATCCTTCTGGTGGTCGGCGAGGAAGCTCAGCGACTGCATCTTGTCGAGGTAGGCCTGGCCGGACGCGCTGTCCATCAGGGCAGCGGTGCGACTGAAGCTGCCACCCTTGTACTGAGCGGCAAGCGACGTGGCCAGTGCCTGACGGTCCTTGGCGACCTCGGCCTGCGCGAGGGCGAGGGATTTCGCGGCGGCATCTGACTGCTTCTGGGCGTTGGTCAGATCGATCCGTGCCTGGTTGAACTGTTCGGTGAGCTTGCCGTTGTCCTTGGCCAGCTTGTCCAGAACGCTCAGGACGTCGGCGGAAGTCTTGGGCTGGGCAGGCGTCTGCAGCGTCGGTATCGCACCCGCTGTCAGCGGGCCGGCCAGAAGCGCTCCGGTAAGGACGACAGCACCCAGGATCACGCGGCTGAGCCGCGACTTTCGAGTCAACGCCACAGTTGGCGGTGCTCCTCTTCCACTCGACCGCCTACCGAGTTAGCTGTCGGGTTCGGGCTTGGAAGATGCCCTACAAAACATCGCGGGAGGCGGGCCGTTGGACGAGCCAATGGCCATGCTTTAACGATGTTCCGATTCACCCCAGGAACCTGGGTCCCCGGCTCGACTGACCTGGCGCCTGATCGCTGCACCACGCCCGAATGTCGATTCGGCGGTACCGACCGGTGCCATCCGAGCTGGATGGCGGTTAACCGGAAGGTCTCGGAAAGGTTACGCCAAGCAGGGGCTTAATCACAATTACCGTTCATTGTGTCGTCGTAATCCAGATCACCCTGTCGCTCTGTAACCGAGAGCGCGATCATCGCCGACCCTCTCGACAGGTGAGTCCGCCTGCCTCGCGACGGTCGCCGGCACCGCCGCGGTCGTCGGCGAGACGTGCGGGGCACTCGGAGGGCGGCCGGGCGGAATAGTGGGCACAAGCCGCAGCGGTGGGAGCAGGCCGCCTCCCGCGAGCGCGCCCAGGGCAACCTCCTCGGCGCTGTCGAGCTCGATCGTCACCGGACGTGGCCCCAGCAGCACGGTCACCACGCAGTCGGCGCAAGCCAGATCGCGCATCGCGCAGCTGTCGCAGTCGATCAACATCGTCGGCCTCTTCCCTAGTCGTCGCACCGGATCCACCGGTGCCGCGAACGCTAGGCAACCCCTACGACAATTTCGTCCGACGACGATCAGGACCGCTCGATGCGCCCCAATAACACCTCGGCCGAGACCGCCCACGCCTGAGCGCCCCGGACGCTGGCCGCGACCGCCTGGTCCGAACTTGCCACGACGAGCGTCCGGCCGCCGGGTTCAAGCTCCAGCAGGCGCCGAATCAGGTCGTCGGCCAACTCACCCGGTGCGCTGAAGAGCACCCGCACACCGCGGGGGGTGGGCAAACTCGCCGCTGCTCCCGTCGGCGCCGCGGTGCCGTCGAAGGCCACGGTGATCTCGATGCCGCGCCGGGCCGCCAGCGCGCCGAGTGAACTGGTGAGCCGGTTCCGTTGCTCGATCAGGGTCAGCTCGGGGTAGCCGGTCTTGGTGATGTTGTATCCGTCCACGATCAGGTGGACGTGCGAGCCCTCCAGCATGCGCTCGAGCAGCGTCGAGT is from Jatrophihabitans telluris and encodes:
- a CDS encoding NlpC/P60 family protein, whose translation is MALTRKSRLSRVILGAVVLTGALLAGPLTAGAIPTLQTPAQPKTSADVLSVLDKLAKDNGKLTEQFNQARIDLTNAQKQSDAAAKSLALAQAEVAKDRQALATSLAAQYKGGSFSRTAALMDSASGQAYLDKMQSLSFLADHQKDVATAAVKATEAAKSAQAAADAAVQAAQKQSQTLLARRTTLESEIAKQKQLLATLTAAERAKLAARAAPSRTQLAAVTSVTSVTATGVARAPAAVAVSGSASSAALTAVRAALSQRGKPYVWGAGGPDSYDCSGLTMWAWGQAGVSLPHQSAEQQGMGTPVAQNNLQPGDLVFFGSPAYHVGMYIGNGMMVHAPTTGDVVKISSLAYMSDYSGAVRIG